The genomic interval CCGGTGAGTACCACGCGCTGTCGGCGACCGAGTCGGCGACGGTGGTGGGAGTCGCCGTCGACACCGTCGCAGGGAGCGTGCCGGTCATCGCCGGGGCCGGCGGCCCGCTCGGGCACGCGATCGAGGTCGCCCGTGGCGCCGCCGACGCGGGCGCGGACGGACTGCTCGTGCTGCCGCCGTACCTCGTGGGCGGGCCGCAGGCGGGGCTCGTCGCCTACGTCGAGGCGATCGCCGCGGCATCCGATCTGCCCGTCGTGATCTACCATCGCGGCACCGCGCAGTACGCGGTCGAGTCCGTGGTCCGGCTCGCGCAGAACCCCAAAGTGGTCGGCTTCAAGGACGGCGTCGGCGACATCGGCATCGCGCAGCTCATCGTGCGGGCCGTCGCCGAGTCCGGCCGCACCGACTTCGCCTTCTTCAACGGCCTGCTGACGGCCGAGCTCACGCAGGGCGCGTACCGGGGCATCGGCATCCCGCTGTATTCGTCGGCGGCGTTCGCGATGATCCCCGAGGTCGCGAACGCGTATTACCGCGCCTACATCGACGGCGACGAGGTCCGCCGGAACGCGCTCCTCGACGGGTTCTACGCACCGCTGGTCGCCCTGCGCGACGAGACGCCGGGATTCGGCGTCTCGCTCATCAAGGCGGGTCTGCGGCTCGGCGGGCTTCCGGTCGGAAGTGTGCGGGCACCACTGGTCGACCCGACGCCCGAGCAGGAGGAGCGGCTCGCGTCGATCCTCGAGGCCGGACGCGCACTGCTGTGACGCTGACCACCGGCGCCGGGGGCGCGACGA from Microbacterium pumilum carries:
- a CDS encoding 5-dehydro-4-deoxyglucarate dehydratase, producing MNFDGILFFPVTPFNAGGRVDEDLLRTHIARTLEHSPGGVFPACGTGEYHALSATESATVVGVAVDTVAGSVPVIAGAGGPLGHAIEVARGAADAGADGLLVLPPYLVGGPQAGLVAYVEAIAAASDLPVVIYHRGTAQYAVESVVRLAQNPKVVGFKDGVGDIGIAQLIVRAVAESGRTDFAFFNGLLTAELTQGAYRGIGIPLYSSAAFAMIPEVANAYYRAYIDGDEVRRNALLDGFYAPLVALRDETPGFGVSLIKAGLRLGGLPVGSVRAPLVDPTPEQEERLASILEAGRALL